The following are encoded in a window of Gossypium raimondii isolate GPD5lz chromosome 13, ASM2569854v1, whole genome shotgun sequence genomic DNA:
- the LOC105783621 gene encoding 26S proteasome non-ATPase regulatory subunit 11 homolog, producing MSSSYLPATTDSIARALEAKTPSEAISILYRVLQNPSSAPDAVRIKEQAITNLSDLLRQENRAEELKSLLAQLRPFFALIPKAKTAKIVRGIIDDVAKIPGTSDLQISLCKEVVQWTRAEKRTFLRQRVEAKLAGLLMENKEYSEALNLLSGLIKEVRRLDDKLLLVDIDLLESKLHFSLRNLPKAKASLTAARTAANAIYVPPAQQGNIDLQSGILHAEEKDYKTAYSYFFEAFEAFNALEDPRAVFSLKYMLLCKIMVSQADDVAGIISSKAGLQYVGPELDAMKAVADAHAKRSLKLFEIALCDFKAQLEEDPIVHRHLSSLYDTLLEQNLCRLIEPFSRVEIAHIAELIELPVDHVEKKLSQMILDKKFAGTLDQGAGCLVIFDDPKTDAIYPTTLETISNIGKVVDSLYVRSAKIMV from the coding sequence ATGTCTTCATCATATCTTCCAGCAACCACCGATTCAATTGCTCGGGCCCTAGAAGCCAAAACACCATCTGAAGCCATCTCAATCCTCTATCGTGTATTACAAAATCCTTCATCTGCTCCTGATGCTGTGCGGATTAAAGAGCAGGCCATAACAAATCTGTCTGATCTTCTCAGACAAGAGAACCGAGCAGAGGAGCTCAAAAGTCTTCTGGCCCAATTGAGGCCCTTTTTTGCGTTGATTCCAAAGGCAAAAACTGCCAAAATTGTTCGTGGTATAATTGATGATGTAGCGAAAATACCTGGAACATCAGATCTCCAGATTTCTCTTTGCAAAGAAGTGGTGCAGTGGACTCGTGCCGAGAAGCGAACTTTCCTACGCCAACGAGTTGAAGCTAAACTTGCAGGCCTTTTGATGGAGAACAAGGAGTACTCGGAAGCACTTAATCTCCTTTCTGGCCTAATTAAGGAGGTGAGAAGGTTGGATGACAAGCTGCTTCTTGTGGACATAGACTTGTTGGAGAGTAAGCTTCATTTCTCTCTCCGAAACCTTCCAAAAGCCAAGGCATCTTTAACAGCTGCAAGAACAGCAGCAAATGCGATTTATGTCCCACCAGCTCAACAGGGTAATATAGATTTGCAGAGTGGAATCCTCCATGCAGAGGAGAAAGACTATAAAACTGCTTATAGTTATTTCTTCGAAGCATTTGAAGCTTTCAATGCTCTTGAAGATCCTCGAGCTGTCTTTAGCCTCAAGTATATGCTGTTGTGCAAAATAATGGTGAGCCAGGCTGATGATGTTGCTGGTATAATATCATCAAAAGCTGGGCTTCAATACGTGGGGCCTGAACTTGATGCCATGAAAGCTGTCGCTGATGCCCATGCAAAACGTTCCCTGAAGCTTTTCGAGATTGCTCTTTGTGATTTCAAGGCTCAACTAGAGGAAGATCCTATTGTCCACAGGCACCTTTCTTCCCTCTATGACACTCTACTGGAGCAGAATCTCTGCAGATTGATTGAGCCATTCTCAAGGGTTGAGATCGCTCATATTGCCGAACTCATTGAACTGCCTGTAGACCATGTGGAGAAGAAACTTTCTCAGATGATTTTAGATAAGAAGTTTGCAGGGACTCTGGATCAGGGTGCCGGATGTCTCGTTATATTTGACGATCCCAAGACCGATGCCATCTACCCCACAACATTGGAAACCATCTCCAACATTGGCAAGGTCGTAGACAGCCTCTATGTCAGGTCTGCTAAGATAATGGTGTAG